From a single Rutidosis leptorrhynchoides isolate AG116_Rl617_1_P2 chromosome 5, CSIRO_AGI_Rlap_v1, whole genome shotgun sequence genomic region:
- the LOC139849423 gene encoding uncharacterized protein, giving the protein MKVVNKLFSFAFSTFTNGTNNVALSSQSKKRKLENLSAYEVQDQIQIQSQSSPCLKKSRSYSSGTLHESESESPCSSSNNVSQKRRLGRERNWGKWGSPRKLVKQVIERLSQSRVLPKNINPDDILPITVEDIYGGSSLNCLLCDSSYEERNCDFDDNCSKVLEYEETEVETDEITLLRDELNSRTRKLEKEKNELQMELERELTECVSKLEKFRMEEKRLWKRVRELAEQNVSLEREVSIYREKELESQGKIAHSDQQVKNLTVKVEELVKDKEDRDLFKRSYEEKYRECKELHLAVTRFLKTFNEQEKTIEGLREGLLTKQVRNFDHNSQQSNLEIEQLRLTGVEQALRKEVESYRLEIDSLRRENINLLHRLKASSKDKGFSSFKLDQELWSRIHCLQNQGTCLIDDTLELCSKLIEKIKERGAHSLSSLEYNEALQNGLDSQFIVESDCFN; this is encoded by the exons atgaagGTGGTGAATAAGCTATTTTCCTTTGCGTTTTCTACATTCACTAATGGAACCAACAATGTAGCATTATCATCTCAATCGAAAAAAAGGAAATTAGAGAATTTGTCAGCTTATGAAGTTCAAGATCAAATTCAAATCCAAAGTCAAAGCAGTCCATGTCTTAAGAAGAGTCGATCATATTCTTCTGGTACCCTTCATGAAAGTGAAAGTGAATCTCCTTGTAGTAGCAGTAATAATGTCTCTCAAAAGCGGAG ATTGGGTCGAGAACGGAATTGGGGCAAATGGGGGTCCCCCAGAAAACTAGTGAAACAGGTCATCGAGAGACTTTCTCAGTCTCGTGTTTTGCCTAAGAATATTAACCCTGATGATATTCTTCCCATCACAGTCGAAGATATCTATGGTGGGTCGTCCCTAAATTGTTTACTTTGTGATTCGAGTTATGAAGAAAGAAACTGTGATTTTGATGATAATTGTAGTAAGGTTTTAGAGTATGAAGAAACAGAAGTGGAGACTGATGAGATTACGTTACTAAGGGACGAACTCAATTCGCGTACACGAAAACTGGAGAAAGAGAAAAACGAGTTGCAGATGGAACTGGAGAGGGAATTAACTGAATGTGTATCGAAGCTCGAAAAATTCCGAATGGAAGAAAAAAGGCTTTGGAAGAGAGTAAGGGAACTTGCGGAACAAAACGTGTCTCTTGAAAGAGAAGTATCAATATATCGAGAAAAAGAATTGGAGAGTCAAGGTAAAATTGCCCATTCTGATCAACAAGTAAAGAATTTGACCGTAAAGGTGGAGGAATTAGTCAAAGACAAGGAAGATAGAGATTTGTTCAAAAGAAGCTATGAAGAGAAATATAGGGAATGCAAGGAGTTACATCTAGCTGTCACACGATTCCTAAAAACGTTCAACGAACAAGAAAAAACAATTGAAGGATTGCGTGAAGGGTTGTTGACTAAACAAGTGAGGAACTTTGATCATAACTCGCAGCAGTCTAATCTGGAAATCGAGCAGTTGAGATTAACCGGTGTCGAACAAGCTTTAAGAAAAGAAGTAGAAAGTTATAGGCTTGAAATCGATTCTCTGAGGCGCGAGAATATTAATCTTCTACATCGATTAAAAGCAAGTTCAAAAGACAAGGGATTTTCAAGCTTTAAACTTGATCAAGAACTATGGAGCCGTATTCATTGCTTGCAAAATCAAGGGACATGCTTGATCGACGATACTTTAGAGTTATGCTCAAAGTTAATTGAAAAAATTAAAGAAAGAGGGGCCCACTCGTTGTCATCGTTGGAATACAATGAAGCTTTGCAGAATGGCTTAGATAGCCAATTTATAGTTGAATCTGATTGTTTCAATTAA